One window of Arthrobacter oryzae genomic DNA carries:
- a CDS encoding 16S rRNA (uracil(1498)-N(3))-methyltransferase: MSNPVFFANPGALDDQGPGSHFVLQGAEARHAVTVKRITVGESVDIADGAGKRLTGTVAAVGHGELTVECSVLESEERPDLRLVLVQALAKGDRDELAAETATELGIDAIIPWQSERSIVRWKGERAAKAHAKWQSVVTAAAKQARRAWIPEVRAAVDGSGLQAAVSAADLAIILHEDAVRPLRRVLESWRDGDGDGGIPAPGPREILLIVGPEGGISPREVTRLCGAGAVTALLGHHVLRSSTAGPAATVLASDILGRW, encoded by the coding sequence GTGAGCAATCCGGTCTTTTTCGCGAACCCGGGCGCCCTGGACGACCAGGGGCCCGGTTCGCACTTTGTCCTGCAGGGTGCCGAGGCCCGTCATGCGGTCACCGTCAAGCGGATCACCGTGGGGGAGTCCGTTGACATAGCGGACGGTGCCGGCAAAAGGCTCACCGGTACCGTCGCGGCCGTCGGCCACGGCGAGCTGACGGTGGAATGCTCCGTCCTCGAATCGGAGGAGCGCCCGGATCTGCGCCTGGTCCTGGTCCAGGCGCTGGCAAAAGGGGACCGCGACGAACTCGCCGCTGAAACCGCCACCGAGCTGGGGATCGACGCCATTATCCCGTGGCAGTCGGAACGCTCCATCGTCCGGTGGAAAGGGGAGCGCGCAGCCAAGGCGCACGCCAAATGGCAGTCCGTGGTGACTGCCGCGGCCAAACAGGCGCGGCGGGCGTGGATCCCCGAGGTGCGTGCCGCCGTCGACGGTTCCGGGCTGCAGGCAGCGGTTTCCGCGGCGGACCTGGCGATCATCCTCCACGAGGATGCCGTCCGCCCGCTCCGGAGGGTCCTGGAGTCATGGCGCGACGGCGACGGCGACGGCGGGATCCCGGCCCCGGGGCCCCGCGAAATACTCCTCATCGTGGGTCCCGAGGGCGGCATCAGTCCGCGGGAAGTCACCAGGCTCTGCGGCGCCGGCGCCGTAACGGCCCTGCTGGGGCACCACGTGCTCAGGTCGTCTACGGCAGGTCCTGCGGCGACAGTGCTGGCCAGCGATATCCTGGGCCGCTGGTAG
- the era gene encoding GTPase Era, translating to MSKQNKADAAEAFGGFRAGFSILVGRPNAGKSTLTNALVGKKVAITSAKPQTTRHTIRGIVHRDDAQLILVDTPGLHRPRTLLGKRLNDLVADTLSEVDAIGFCLPANEKIGPGDRFIAAQLAAVGKKPIIAIVTKADLVDRQALTEQLLAVAALGREVLGEDGWKDIVPVSATDGFQVNTVADVLISHMPPSQPLYPDGHLTDEPEAVMVAELIREAALEGVRDELPHSLAVVVEEIVPREGRPEDSPFLDVRVNLYVERPSQKAIIIGKGGARLREVGTNARKGIEALLGTRIYLDLHVKVAKDWQRDPKQLVKLGF from the coding sequence GTGAGCAAGCAGAATAAAGCGGACGCCGCGGAAGCATTCGGCGGCTTCCGTGCCGGATTTTCCATCCTCGTGGGCAGGCCCAACGCCGGCAAGTCCACGCTGACGAACGCCCTCGTGGGCAAGAAGGTGGCCATCACCTCGGCCAAGCCGCAGACCACGCGCCACACCATCCGCGGCATCGTCCACCGGGATGACGCCCAGCTGATCCTCGTCGATACTCCCGGCCTGCACCGGCCGCGGACGCTGCTCGGCAAACGGCTCAACGACCTCGTGGCGGACACGCTCTCCGAAGTGGATGCCATCGGTTTCTGCCTGCCGGCCAACGAAAAAATCGGTCCCGGTGACCGCTTTATTGCCGCGCAGCTGGCCGCCGTCGGCAAGAAGCCCATCATCGCCATCGTGACGAAGGCCGACCTCGTTGACCGGCAAGCACTGACAGAACAGCTCCTTGCCGTCGCCGCCCTGGGGCGTGAAGTCCTCGGCGAGGACGGCTGGAAGGACATCGTTCCGGTATCGGCAACGGACGGCTTCCAGGTGAACACAGTGGCCGATGTCCTGATCAGCCACATGCCGCCGTCGCAGCCGCTGTACCCGGACGGGCACCTGACGGACGAGCCCGAAGCCGTCATGGTGGCCGAGTTGATCCGTGAGGCTGCCCTGGAAGGGGTGCGCGACGAGCTGCCGCACTCCCTGGCCGTGGTGGTTGAGGAGATCGTTCCGCGTGAGGGCCGGCCTGAGGACAGCCCGTTCCTCGACGTCCGGGTTAACCTTTACGTCGAACGGCCGTCCCAGAAAGCCATCATCATCGGTAAAGGCGGCGCCCGGCTGAGGGAAGTCGGCACCAATGCACGCAAGGGCATTGAAGCGTTGCTCGGAACGCGGATCTACCTGGACCTGCACGTCAAGGTGGCCAAGGACTGGCAGCGGGATCCAAAGCAGCTGGTCAAGCTCGGATTCTAG
- a CDS encoding GerMN domain-containing protein, whose amino-acid sequence MEISNPRRRKATGGRRTRSAVLLFVLPAAMVLSACVATPQPSASTAAGSTPQAVTGSATAGVPSTSAPLETTQASNKAPVYWIGRSNENVFLYREFRDVPEQENPVTRALRAMMSDKPLDPDFFTPWQDPKKLATSISGKNVITVDVSPDAFNSNLDEDMAQRAIQQLVYTATAAGASSGLVDAGQQIQVVILVDGHTDYLAFNHVRLGTPTPRAAGMVAPVWIIDPQEGVGVADGSVKISGRSTLPGAKLRWKILKLAGSSDKTAYLGGEVTASAEQNQSGLFSLNVNLAPGNYEIRVSQIDPGAPDREMNVDTRSFKVE is encoded by the coding sequence ATGGAGATCAGCAATCCACGACGCCGGAAGGCAACAGGAGGCAGGCGGACCCGGTCCGCGGTTCTCCTGTTTGTGCTGCCCGCGGCCATGGTGCTCTCCGCCTGTGTGGCCACCCCCCAGCCTTCCGCCAGTACCGCAGCCGGCAGCACTCCGCAGGCAGTGACCGGATCCGCCACTGCCGGGGTTCCCAGCACCAGTGCACCGCTGGAAACCACCCAGGCTTCCAACAAGGCCCCCGTCTACTGGATCGGCCGCAGTAACGAGAACGTCTTTCTGTACCGGGAGTTCCGGGACGTCCCCGAGCAGGAAAACCCGGTGACCCGGGCATTGCGCGCCATGATGTCCGACAAGCCGCTGGATCCGGACTTCTTCACTCCGTGGCAGGACCCGAAGAAACTGGCCACCTCGATCTCGGGCAAGAACGTGATTACGGTGGACGTCTCACCGGATGCGTTCAACAGCAACCTCGATGAAGACATGGCCCAGCGGGCCATCCAGCAACTGGTCTACACGGCAACGGCCGCCGGTGCGAGCTCCGGGCTGGTGGACGCCGGCCAGCAAATCCAGGTGGTGATCCTGGTGGACGGCCACACTGACTACCTCGCCTTCAACCACGTCAGGCTGGGCACTCCCACTCCCCGCGCAGCGGGCATGGTGGCCCCGGTCTGGATTATCGATCCGCAGGAAGGCGTGGGCGTTGCCGACGGCAGCGTCAAGATCAGCGGACGGAGCACGCTTCCCGGGGCGAAACTTCGGTGGAAGATCCTTAAACTTGCGGGCAGCAGCGACAAGACGGCGTATCTGGGCGGCGAGGTGACGGCGTCGGCGGAACAGAACCAGTCAGGGCTGTTCTCGCTGAACGTCAACCTGGCACCGGGAAACTATGAGATCCGCGTTTCACAGATCGACCCGGGGGCTCCCGACCGGGAGATGAACGTGGACACCCGCAGCTTCAAGGTCGAATAG
- the hrcA gene encoding heat-inducible transcriptional repressor HrcA: MSEPRKLEVLRAIVEDYVHSREPVGSKALVERHHLGVSSATIRNDMAALEDEGLITAPHTSAGRIPTDKGYRLFVDQISAVKPLSQAERRAIQTLLEGSEDLDDVLERTVRLLSQLTNQVAVVQYPHLSRAMVRHIEFVLLAPRQVLAVLIADTGKVEQRVIDVGQELSDEALAGLRTRFLKSLAGTPLSLLPQALPAVVAGCEPSRRHAAQALARGLDSLASSTREERMVMAGTANLARSNVDFPLSIGPVLEALEEQVVMLRLLSEMAQDPRGVTVSIGRENPYDGLAEASVVATGYGPGSSAKVGVLGPTRMDYPTTMAAVRAVARYLSRILGP, encoded by the coding sequence ATGAGCGAACCACGCAAGCTTGAAGTATTGCGCGCCATCGTGGAGGACTACGTCCATTCCCGCGAACCTGTGGGCTCCAAGGCACTGGTGGAGAGGCACCACCTTGGGGTCTCCAGCGCCACCATCCGCAATGACATGGCAGCGCTGGAAGACGAGGGCCTGATCACGGCGCCGCACACCAGCGCAGGCCGGATCCCCACGGACAAGGGCTACCGGCTGTTCGTCGACCAGATCTCCGCCGTCAAGCCCCTGTCGCAGGCTGAGCGCCGCGCCATCCAGACGCTGCTGGAAGGGTCGGAAGACCTGGACGATGTCCTGGAGCGAACGGTGCGGCTGCTGTCGCAGCTGACGAACCAGGTGGCCGTGGTGCAATATCCGCACCTTAGCCGGGCCATGGTGCGGCACATCGAATTCGTGCTGCTGGCCCCGCGCCAGGTCCTTGCCGTTCTCATTGCGGACACGGGAAAAGTCGAGCAGCGGGTTATCGACGTCGGACAGGAGCTCAGCGACGAGGCCCTCGCAGGACTCAGGACACGGTTCCTGAAAAGCCTGGCCGGAACGCCTCTGAGCCTGCTCCCGCAGGCGCTTCCCGCCGTCGTCGCCGGCTGTGAACCCTCCCGCCGGCACGCAGCCCAGGCGCTGGCCCGCGGCCTGGACTCCCTTGCCAGCAGCACCCGCGAGGAGCGGATGGTCATGGCCGGCACCGCGAACCTCGCGCGGTCCAACGTTGATTTCCCGCTCAGCATCGGCCCGGTCCTCGAAGCCCTCGAGGAGCAGGTGGTGATGCTCCGCCTCCTCAGCGAGATGGCGCAGGACCCGCGCGGCGTCACCGTCAGTATCGGCCGGGAGAATCCGTACGACGGCCTCGCGGAAGCCTCGGTGGTGGCCACGGGCTACGGCCCCGGTTCCAGTGCCAAGGTGGGCGTGCTCGGTCCCACCCGGATGGACTATCCCACCACCATGGCCGCGGTCCGTGCCGTGGCACGCTACCTTTCCAGGATCCTCGGGCCGTAA
- the dnaJ gene encoding molecular chaperone DnaJ, with translation MSSHYDVLGVSPEATGEEIKKAYRKLARTLHPDVNPGEDASDRFKAVTHAYEVLSDPQKRRVYDTTGNENGTDNGFGGAGYSGQGFAFQDIFDTFFGAGGSAGPASRVRRGQDALISVRIDLRDAVFGVNKKLEVDTAVTCPTCEGSCCQPGSHPVRCDICGGSGQVQRAVRSILGQVMTAAPCGSCEGFGTVIKDPCNECNGQGRIRSRRSLTVKVPAGVATGTRIQLGGQGEAGPAGGPSGDLYVEIRVNNDATYVRDGDDLHATLHIPMTAAALGTELSLDTFDGQQEIDVKAGTQSGEVITLRGLGVTHLRGYGRGDLKVHLQVETPAKLDAAQEDLLRQLAKLRGEQYTEGKLSASGGVFAKLRDRLGNL, from the coding sequence TTGAGCAGCCACTACGACGTTCTTGGAGTCTCGCCCGAAGCGACGGGCGAAGAGATCAAGAAGGCCTACCGAAAGCTTGCGCGCACCTTGCACCCGGACGTGAACCCCGGTGAGGATGCCTCGGACCGCTTCAAGGCCGTCACGCACGCCTATGAAGTGCTGTCCGATCCGCAGAAGCGCCGCGTCTATGACACCACCGGCAATGAGAACGGCACCGACAACGGTTTCGGCGGCGCCGGTTACTCGGGGCAGGGCTTTGCCTTCCAGGACATCTTCGACACCTTCTTCGGTGCGGGCGGCTCGGCCGGCCCGGCATCGCGGGTCCGCCGCGGGCAGGATGCCCTCATCAGCGTCCGCATCGACCTCCGCGACGCCGTCTTTGGAGTCAACAAGAAGCTGGAAGTGGATACTGCCGTCACGTGCCCCACCTGTGAAGGCTCCTGCTGCCAGCCCGGCAGCCACCCCGTGCGCTGCGACATCTGCGGCGGCAGCGGCCAGGTCCAGCGGGCCGTCCGCTCCATCCTGGGCCAGGTCATGACTGCCGCGCCCTGCGGCTCCTGCGAAGGCTTCGGGACCGTCATCAAGGATCCCTGCAACGAGTGCAACGGACAGGGCCGCATCCGCAGCCGCCGTTCCCTGACGGTCAAGGTCCCCGCCGGCGTAGCCACCGGAACGCGGATCCAGCTTGGCGGCCAGGGCGAAGCCGGACCTGCCGGCGGCCCCTCCGGCGACCTGTACGTGGAGATCCGGGTCAACAATGACGCCACCTACGTCCGCGACGGCGACGACCTCCACGCGACCCTGCACATCCCGATGACCGCCGCGGCCCTGGGCACCGAGCTCAGCCTGGATACCTTTGACGGCCAGCAGGAGATCGACGTCAAGGCAGGCACCCAGTCCGGTGAGGTGATCACCCTGCGCGGGCTCGGAGTCACGCACCTCCGTGGCTACGGCCGCGGCGACCTGAAGGTCCACCTGCAGGTCGAAACCCCTGCCAAGCTTGACGCCGCGCAGGAAGACCTGCTCCGGCAGCTCGCCAAACTGCGGGGCGAGCAGTACACCGAAGGAAAGCTCTCCGCCAGCGGCGGGGTCTTCGCCAAACTGCGGGACCGTCTCGGTAACCTGTAG
- the ybeY gene encoding rRNA maturation RNase YbeY, with translation MSIEVNNESGVRVDEAELVALARFVFERLYIHPQAELSILLVDEPAMEKLHLELMDEPGATDVLSVPMDELTPGTPDKPTPQGMLGDIAVCPQVAEVQARNAGHSTQDEMLLLTTHGILHLLGYDHADPEEKEEMFGLQRELLEGFTGKDAPSETMQ, from the coding sequence ATGAGCATCGAAGTAAACAATGAATCCGGCGTCCGGGTGGACGAAGCTGAACTGGTCGCACTGGCCCGGTTTGTATTCGAACGCCTGTACATCCACCCGCAGGCTGAGCTGTCCATCCTCCTGGTGGACGAACCGGCCATGGAAAAGCTCCACCTCGAACTGATGGATGAGCCGGGAGCCACCGACGTGCTCTCCGTTCCCATGGACGAACTGACGCCTGGGACGCCGGACAAGCCGACGCCCCAGGGCATGCTCGGCGATATCGCCGTTTGTCCGCAGGTGGCGGAGGTCCAGGCCCGGAATGCCGGACATTCCACCCAGGACGAGATGCTGCTGCTCACCACCCACGGGATCCTGCACCTCCTGGGCTACGACCACGCCGATCCCGAGGAAAAGGAAGAGATGTTCGGCCTGCAGCGCGAACTGCTTGAGGGTTTCACCGGTAAAGACGCCCCCTCAGAGACGATGCAGTGA
- a CDS encoding DUF4870 domain-containing protein: MAEDAREQRDNQAGHGQPQYHGVPANALPLTANEDRQWATLAHFGGILGCVPSLLIYLIFKDRGPFTAQESKEALNFTLPPTIAAVICNVLVMLPVVGNIFAVLATLIWIAVTCFSVAAGIHVNRGQPHRYDYNLRWIK; the protein is encoded by the coding sequence GTGGCAGAAGACGCACGCGAACAACGGGACAACCAGGCCGGCCATGGCCAGCCCCAGTATCATGGTGTCCCCGCCAATGCCCTGCCGCTGACGGCCAACGAAGACCGGCAATGGGCAACCCTCGCCCACTTCGGCGGCATCCTCGGGTGTGTCCCGTCGCTGTTGATCTACCTTATTTTCAAGGACCGCGGCCCGTTCACGGCGCAGGAATCCAAGGAAGCCCTGAACTTCACCCTGCCACCCACGATCGCCGCCGTCATCTGCAACGTCCTGGTGATGCTTCCTGTGGTGGGCAATATCTTCGCGGTGCTGGCCACACTGATCTGGATCGCCGTGACGTGCTTCTCGGTGGCAGCCGGGATCCACGTAAACCGCGGACAGCCGCACCGCTATGACTACAACCTGCGCTGGATCAAGTAA
- a CDS encoding hemolysin family protein, translating into MTPLILVGMALIFLSFAALLTAAESAFNFLPRHDAEEAVLRSNGQALKRILDQPVAHMRSLRFWRIWFEMASAVAVAVLLHSLLDSVWLAGLAATGIMALVGFVIVGVSPRQLGRAHAAGVVRFTAPIIRFLCWILGPVPGWLVAVGSAVAPGARGGDEASFSEEEFRELVDRATESDMIEDNEAELIQSVFDFGDTLVRAVMVPRTDILSIDAGSSLHRAMSLFLRSGYSRIPVIRDNTDQIVGIIYLKDVAAALHSLGPDEEPPIVDDLAREVRYVPESKQVSDLLRELQKESTHVAIVIDEYGGTAGLVTLEDLIEEIVGEIVDEYDTESAEAVALGDGSYRVSARMGIDDLGELFDVELDDDEVDTVGGLLAKALGRVPIVGSTVEVDGISLRAERLEGRRNRVSHIIAAPVAMGAVPEQTDLEDLLDEAETTQQGVPREQAE; encoded by the coding sequence GTGACCCCACTGATCCTCGTTGGCATGGCGCTGATCTTCCTCAGTTTCGCCGCCTTGCTGACCGCGGCCGAGTCCGCATTCAACTTCCTGCCGCGCCACGACGCCGAAGAAGCTGTGCTTCGAAGCAACGGCCAGGCCCTCAAGCGGATCCTTGACCAGCCCGTAGCGCACATGCGTTCGCTGCGGTTCTGGCGGATCTGGTTCGAAATGGCCTCGGCCGTGGCCGTCGCGGTCCTCCTGCACAGCCTGTTGGACAGCGTCTGGCTGGCAGGGCTGGCCGCCACCGGAATCATGGCCCTGGTGGGCTTTGTCATCGTGGGAGTGTCACCGCGGCAGCTGGGCCGTGCCCACGCGGCCGGGGTTGTGCGGTTCACCGCGCCGATCATCCGCTTCCTTTGCTGGATTCTTGGGCCCGTCCCGGGCTGGCTTGTCGCTGTGGGCAGTGCCGTGGCCCCTGGCGCACGCGGCGGCGACGAAGCCTCCTTCAGCGAAGAGGAATTCCGCGAACTGGTTGACCGCGCCACCGAGTCGGACATGATCGAGGACAACGAGGCGGAACTGATCCAGTCCGTGTTCGACTTCGGTGACACCCTGGTGCGGGCAGTGATGGTGCCCCGAACGGACATTCTCAGCATCGACGCCGGCTCGAGCCTTCACCGCGCCATGTCCCTGTTCCTGCGGTCAGGGTATTCGCGGATACCCGTCATCCGGGACAACACGGACCAGATCGTGGGCATCATCTACCTCAAGGATGTTGCCGCGGCCCTGCATAGCCTCGGCCCGGACGAGGAACCCCCCATCGTGGATGACCTTGCCCGCGAAGTCCGCTACGTTCCGGAGTCCAAGCAGGTCAGCGACCTGCTCCGCGAGCTGCAGAAGGAATCCACGCATGTGGCCATCGTCATCGATGAGTACGGCGGGACAGCCGGCCTGGTGACCCTCGAGGACCTGATCGAGGAAATCGTCGGCGAAATCGTGGACGAATACGACACCGAGAGTGCCGAGGCCGTGGCACTCGGTGACGGCAGCTACCGCGTGAGTGCGCGGATGGGCATCGATGACCTCGGTGAGCTTTTTGATGTTGAACTCGACGACGACGAAGTGGACACCGTGGGCGGCCTGCTGGCCAAGGCCCTCGGCAGGGTGCCGATCGTGGGCAGCACTGTCGAAGTGGACGGGATCTCGCTGCGGGCGGAGCGCTTGGAAGGCCGCCGCAACAGGGTCAGCCACATCATCGCGGCGCCCGTTGCAATGGGCGCTGTTCCAGAACAAACTGACCTTGAAGACCTACTCGACGAGGCCGAAACAACGCAACAGGGAGTTCCACGTGAGCAAGCAGAATAA
- a CDS encoding DUF3097 domain-containing protein — protein sequence MSYQNWGPQDITAPRKPELPEVPVERGMVLEDVQSGWVGAVTRVEKSGGMHVVALEDRRGKSRTFRLGYGFLLEGLPIRLMPPAPRAQAASAASGRTASGSVRVAGQRAQVAKASRIWVEGKHDAELVEKVWGDDLRVEGIVVEPLHGIDDLAAAVAAFGPGPGRRLGVLVDHLVANSKESRIADAVMASPGAAGNVLIVGHPYVDVWQAIRPAVLGIDAWPVVPRGVDWKTGILTAFGWPHETKEDIGLGWQKLLGAVRSYADLEPSLLGRVEEVIDFLTVP from the coding sequence ATGTCGTACCAGAACTGGGGCCCGCAGGACATCACGGCTCCCCGGAAGCCGGAGCTTCCCGAAGTGCCGGTGGAGCGGGGCATGGTGCTGGAGGACGTCCAGTCCGGCTGGGTAGGGGCCGTCACCAGGGTGGAAAAGTCCGGCGGCATGCATGTGGTGGCCCTGGAGGACCGGCGCGGCAAGTCACGCACCTTCCGGCTTGGCTACGGTTTCCTCCTGGAAGGCCTGCCGATCCGGCTGATGCCCCCTGCGCCCCGAGCCCAGGCAGCTTCCGCGGCATCCGGCAGGACGGCGTCAGGTTCCGTGCGGGTGGCCGGCCAGCGTGCGCAGGTGGCCAAAGCCAGCCGCATCTGGGTGGAAGGCAAGCACGACGCCGAACTCGTGGAAAAAGTCTGGGGTGACGACCTCCGCGTGGAGGGCATCGTCGTCGAGCCTTTGCACGGCATTGACGACCTCGCCGCGGCAGTGGCCGCGTTCGGACCCGGCCCCGGCCGGCGGCTGGGTGTGCTCGTGGACCACCTGGTTGCCAATTCCAAGGAATCACGAATCGCTGACGCCGTGATGGCCTCCCCCGGTGCTGCCGGCAACGTGCTGATTGTGGGCCACCCATACGTGGATGTGTGGCAGGCCATCCGTCCGGCCGTCCTCGGCATCGACGCGTGGCCGGTCGTCCCGCGGGGCGTGGACTGGAAGACCGGAATCCTGACGGCCTTCGGCTGGCCGCACGAGACCAAGGAGGACATCGGCCTCGGCTGGCAGAAGCTACTGGGTGCAGTCCGCAGCTACGCGGACCTGGAACCCTCGCTGCTGGGCAGGGTGGAAGAGGTCATCGACTTCCTGACGGTCCCGTAG
- a CDS encoding PhoH family protein has protein sequence MTEATNGRPRFSAGERTTGEFPHSLPGVRTEVVIFDNSEQMVQSLGSHDEALRFIEEQFPAVDFHVRGNELAISGPAADVPRIMRLLHEVRGLVDRGTVITPAVLQQLAALLRSQSLPNPVEVLTYNILSSRGKTIRPKTLNQKNYVDAIDANTVIFGIGPAGTGKTFLAMAKAVQALQQKEVSRIILTRPAVEAGERLGFLPGTLSDKIDPYLRPLYDALHDMMDPESIPRLMAAGTIEVAPLAYMRGRTLNDAFIILDEAQNTTPEQMKMFLTRLGFGSKMVVTGDVTQVDLPFGTRSGLRIVEEILQGIDDVNFSVLDASDVVRHRLVGDIVNAYGIWDETQRNRVKHSVPREKRGEHA, from the coding sequence ATGACTGAAGCAACAAACGGAAGGCCCCGGTTCAGCGCCGGAGAGCGCACCACAGGTGAATTTCCCCATAGTCTTCCCGGTGTCCGGACGGAGGTGGTCATCTTCGACAACTCCGAACAGATGGTTCAGTCCCTTGGCAGCCACGATGAGGCCCTGCGCTTTATCGAGGAACAGTTCCCGGCCGTGGACTTCCATGTCCGCGGCAACGAACTCGCCATCAGCGGTCCCGCCGCGGACGTCCCCAGGATCATGCGGCTGCTCCACGAAGTGCGCGGGCTCGTTGACCGGGGGACTGTTATTACGCCGGCGGTCCTCCAGCAACTGGCCGCCCTGCTCCGGAGCCAGTCGCTCCCGAACCCGGTTGAGGTGCTGACGTACAACATACTTTCGAGTCGCGGGAAGACGATCCGGCCGAAGACGCTGAACCAAAAGAACTACGTGGACGCCATCGATGCCAACACTGTGATCTTCGGAATCGGACCAGCCGGCACCGGCAAGACGTTCCTGGCCATGGCCAAGGCTGTCCAGGCCCTGCAGCAGAAGGAAGTCAGCCGCATCATCCTCACCCGGCCTGCTGTGGAGGCCGGTGAACGCCTTGGTTTCCTGCCGGGGACGCTCAGCGACAAGATCGATCCGTACCTGCGTCCGCTTTATGACGCCCTGCACGACATGATGGACCCGGAGTCCATTCCCCGCCTGATGGCAGCGGGCACCATCGAAGTGGCTCCGCTGGCCTACATGCGCGGCCGGACCCTGAACGATGCCTTCATCATCCTCGACGAGGCCCAGAACACCACACCCGAACAGATGAAGATGTTCCTGACGCGGCTCGGCTTCGGCTCCAAAATGGTGGTCACCGGGGATGTCACCCAGGTGGACCTGCCCTTCGGCACCCGTTCCGGCCTCCGGATCGTGGAGGAAATTCTGCAAGGCATTGACGACGTGAATTTCAGCGTGCTGGACGCCTCGGACGTGGTCCGCCACCGGCTAGTGGGCGATATTGTCAACGCGTACGGCATCTGGGACGAAACACAGAGGAACCGGGTGAAGCATTCCGTGCCCCGGGAAAAGCGGGGAGAGCACGCATGA
- a CDS encoding LCP family protein, whose product MVRRRDTPGQGIGSPASDAAARHSDNKAMGPARHLGALRGKPAWFKVASAVVALLLVGGLAFAAFWVIRLQMNISKAPLGAGSSRTEDPVNDSKDRMQILILGSDTRDGKNSEYGTAEDSTGYGQSDVMMMMDISADNKRVSVISFPRDLLVDIPECTDQKTDEVFPAQTGVMINEAMKQAGIGCAVDTVNKITGLEIDHFMMADFNAVKELSNAVGGVEVCISDAVYDPDSRLRLPAGNSQVQGEQALAYLRTRHAFADGGDLGRIKAQQGFLSSLTRKIKDDGTLSDPQKMLKIADVVTQNLTVDDGLASVPSLLTIGNRLKNIDISKVAFVAVPTTPAPSDPNRLTVAEPAGSQLFAALRKDVDLTDPTATPSPTPEPSESTPAPSPSVPTETAPPYDKSLQPVTVANGTGVPERVQEITEAIVAGGFTQVAPLVAQPVDKTAVYYAPGFEDVAADVAALLEIPATQVLPAAGVSGVQVYLGADFLSGTKMGAAPLPTDIVNQTAGDTVCQQANPELIVQ is encoded by the coding sequence GTGGTGCGACGCCGAGACACTCCCGGACAAGGCATTGGTTCGCCAGCGTCCGACGCCGCCGCCCGGCATTCGGACAACAAAGCGATGGGCCCTGCCCGGCACCTCGGCGCCCTGCGGGGGAAGCCCGCCTGGTTCAAGGTGGCCAGCGCCGTCGTGGCCCTCCTCCTGGTGGGCGGCCTGGCTTTCGCCGCTTTCTGGGTCATCCGTTTGCAGATGAACATCAGCAAGGCACCCCTCGGTGCCGGCAGCAGCCGCACCGAGGATCCCGTCAACGATTCCAAGGACCGGATGCAGATCCTGATCCTGGGCTCCGACACCCGTGATGGCAAGAACTCCGAATACGGTACTGCCGAGGATTCCACCGGCTACGGGCAGTCGGACGTCATGATGATGATGGACATCTCCGCTGACAACAAGCGGGTCAGCGTCATCAGTTTTCCGCGCGACCTGCTGGTGGACATTCCGGAATGCACGGACCAGAAGACCGATGAGGTCTTCCCCGCGCAGACCGGCGTAATGATCAACGAAGCCATGAAGCAGGCCGGCATCGGCTGTGCCGTGGACACGGTGAACAAAATTACCGGCCTTGAAATCGACCACTTCATGATGGCTGACTTCAACGCGGTGAAGGAGCTCTCCAACGCTGTGGGCGGCGTGGAAGTCTGCATCAGCGACGCCGTTTACGATCCCGACTCCCGCCTGCGGCTGCCGGCGGGGAACTCGCAGGTGCAGGGCGAACAGGCGCTGGCATACCTGCGGACCAGGCATGCCTTCGCGGACGGAGGGGACCTCGGCCGCATTAAGGCGCAGCAAGGGTTCCTGTCTTCCCTCACACGCAAAATCAAGGATGACGGCACCCTCTCCGATCCGCAGAAGATGCTGAAAATTGCCGACGTCGTGACCCAGAACCTGACGGTGGACGACGGGCTGGCCTCGGTGCCGTCGCTCCTGACCATCGGCAACCGGCTGAAGAACATCGACATCAGCAAGGTCGCCTTCGTGGCCGTTCCCACCACCCCGGCGCCGTCCGATCCCAACCGCCTCACTGTCGCCGAACCGGCCGGATCGCAGCTGTTCGCCGCGCTGCGCAAGGACGTCGACCTGACGGACCCGACAGCCACCCCCAGCCCCACGCCGGAGCCAAGCGAGTCGACGCCCGCTCCGTCGCCATCGGTGCCGACCGAAACAGCGCCGCCCTACGACAAGTCGCTGCAGCCCGTCACAGTCGCCAACGGAACAGGGGTTCCCGAGCGGGTCCAGGAAATCACCGAGGCGATCGTCGCCGGCGGCTTCACTCAGGTAGCCCCGCTGGTGGCGCAGCCGGTGGATAAGACGGCGGTGTACTACGCACCCGGCTTCGAGGACGTGGCGGCCGACGTCGCGGCCCTCCTTGAGATTCCGGCCACGCAGGTGCTTCCCGCGGCCGGCGTCAGCGGCGTGCAGGTCTACCTCGGCGCCGACTTCTTGTCCGGAACTAAGATGGGCGCAGCGCCGCTTCCGACCGACATTGTCAACCAGACCGCCGGCGACACCGTCTGCCAGCAGGCAAACCCGGAGTTGATCGTCCAGTAG